A stretch of Rhodoferax potami DNA encodes these proteins:
- a CDS encoding MotA/TolQ/ExbB proton channel family protein, giving the protein MSALHIIFQGDAVHTSVALVLFSMSVVAWFVIFWKGWLLQRASRDVSRSTAAFWQSPDMQGALLALPAFDREGLVLPLVQASQVQQPGTLASAGDRGQQLTRVLRDALHGVLQRLQAGQVLLATVGSTAPFVGLLGTVWGIYHALVGITGGGQVSIDKIAGPVGEALIMTAAGLAVAIPAVLAYNIFGRLIGRIEADLEGFALDLRELLLTRGNGA; this is encoded by the coding sequence ATGAGTGCGTTGCACATCATCTTCCAGGGGGATGCGGTCCACACCAGTGTTGCACTGGTTTTGTTCAGCATGTCGGTGGTCGCATGGTTTGTGATTTTTTGGAAAGGCTGGCTTTTGCAGCGAGCCTCGCGCGATGTGTCCCGCAGCACCGCCGCCTTTTGGCAGTCACCGGATATGCAAGGCGCTTTGCTTGCCCTGCCTGCTTTTGACCGCGAGGGCTTGGTCCTTCCCCTCGTGCAGGCATCTCAAGTTCAACAGCCCGGTACCTTGGCGAGTGCCGGTGACCGTGGGCAGCAACTCACCCGGGTGCTGCGCGATGCCTTGCATGGCGTGTTGCAGCGCCTCCAGGCCGGGCAGGTGCTGTTGGCCACGGTGGGCTCCACAGCGCCCTTCGTCGGGCTACTGGGCACGGTGTGGGGGATCTATCACGCGTTGGTCGGTATCACGGGAGGTGGCCAGGTCAGCATCGACAAAATTGCCGGGCCGGTCGGCGAAGCGCTGATCATGACGGCCGCGGGCTTGGCGGTGGCGATTCCTGCTGTGTTGGCCTACAACATTTTCGGCCGCCTGATCGGGCGTATCGAGGCCGATCTGGAAGGTTTTGCGCTGGATCTGCGTGAGTTATTGCTCACGCGTGGCAACGGGGCCTGA
- the corA gene encoding magnesium/cobalt transporter CorA has protein sequence MLNIFTLANGRLFQEEIESLEELSKFHPIWVDLESPTLEEKRWVKQYYGLSIPDDAMDEDIEESARFYAEDNGDLHIRSDFLIADDDEPRTVRAAFILNLVNDDLKSKGVLFSIHDEDVPVFRLLRMRARRAPGLIEDAKEVLLKLFDADAEYSADTLEGIYDELEKVSKKVLSGNVTDAIAGEALGAIARHEDLSGRIRRNVMDTRRAVSFMMRSKMLNAEQFEQARQILRDIDSLDSHTAFLFDKINFLMDATVGFININQNKTIKIFSVASVALLPPTLIASVYGMNFEFMPELRQTWGYPYALGLMIASAVVPMWYFHRRGWLR, from the coding sequence ATGCTCAATATCTTTACGCTCGCCAACGGGCGACTCTTTCAAGAAGAAATCGAGTCGCTGGAAGAGCTGTCCAAGTTCCACCCCATCTGGGTCGATTTGGAATCCCCTACGCTCGAAGAAAAGCGATGGGTCAAACAGTACTACGGCCTTTCGATCCCGGACGACGCGATGGACGAGGACATCGAAGAGTCCGCCCGCTTCTATGCGGAAGACAACGGTGACCTGCATATCCGCAGTGACTTTTTGATTGCCGATGACGATGAGCCCCGCACCGTCCGCGCCGCCTTTATCTTGAATTTGGTAAACGACGACCTCAAAAGCAAAGGGGTGCTTTTCTCCATCCACGATGAAGACGTTCCGGTCTTCCGGCTGCTGCGCATGCGTGCACGACGCGCCCCTGGCTTGATCGAAGACGCCAAAGAAGTCCTGCTCAAGCTGTTTGACGCGGATGCAGAATATTCAGCGGACACGCTCGAAGGCATTTACGACGAGCTGGAGAAAGTCAGCAAGAAGGTGCTGTCCGGCAACGTGACGGATGCGATTGCCGGCGAAGCACTCGGCGCCATTGCCCGGCACGAAGATTTGAGCGGCCGGATTCGCCGCAACGTGATGGACACCCGGCGCGCAGTGAGCTTCATGATGCGCAGCAAAATGTTGAACGCCGAGCAGTTCGAGCAGGCGCGGCAGATTTTGCGGGACATCGACTCCCTGGACTCGCACACCGCATTTTTGTTCGACAAAATCAACTTTTTGATGGATGCGACCGTCGGTTTCATCAACATCAACCAAAACAAAACCATCAAGATCTTTTCGGTCGCCAGCGTGGCCTTGCTGCCGCCGACCTTGATCGCCAGCGTCTACGGCATGAATTTCGAGTTCATGCCGGAGCTCAGGCAGACCTGGGGCTACCCCTATGCACTCGGGCTGATGATTGCCAGCGCCGTGGTGCCGATGTGGTATTTCCACCGGCGTGGTTGGCTGCGATAA
- the dapB gene encoding 4-hydroxy-tetrahydrodipicolinate reductase: MTHTIAIAGASGRMGQMLIEAVRAADDCTLTGALDIAGSAALGLDAGAFSGKAAGVLITSDLREGLKNSKALIDFTRPEGTLAHLQVCRELGVAAVIGTTGFTDEQKAEIAEIAKSIPIMMAPNMSVGVNVTLKLLEMAAKALSTGYDIEIVEAHHRHKVDAPSGTALKMGEVIADALGRDLKECAVYERYGVTGERDPSSIGFATIRGGDIVGDHTVLFAGTGERIEITHKSSSRATYAQGSLRAVRFLAGRAPGLYDMFDVLNLK, translated from the coding sequence ATGACCCATACCATTGCCATCGCAGGTGCCTCCGGCCGCATGGGCCAGATGTTGATTGAAGCTGTGCGCGCTGCAGACGACTGCACATTGACTGGCGCATTGGATATCGCGGGCAGTGCCGCATTGGGCTTGGACGCTGGCGCGTTTTCCGGCAAAGCGGCTGGCGTGTTGATCACATCCGATTTGCGTGAAGGCCTGAAAAACAGCAAGGCGCTGATTGACTTCACCCGGCCAGAAGGCACTCTGGCGCATTTGCAGGTGTGCCGCGAGCTGGGGGTTGCCGCCGTGATCGGTACCACCGGGTTTACCGACGAGCAAAAGGCCGAAATCGCCGAGATCGCCAAGTCCATTCCCATCATGATGGCTCCCAACATGAGCGTCGGGGTCAATGTGACCTTGAAACTGTTGGAGATGGCTGCCAAAGCGCTTTCTACCGGTTATGACATCGAGATTGTGGAAGCCCACCACCGTCACAAAGTGGATGCTCCTTCCGGCACCGCGCTCAAGATGGGCGAAGTCATCGCCGACGCCCTCGGTCGTGATTTGAAGGAATGCGCTGTGTACGAGCGCTATGGTGTAACCGGTGAGCGCGATCCCTCGAGCATCGGCTTCGCCACCATTCGGGGGGGCGATATCGTGGGTGACCATACGGTGCTATTTGCCGGCACCGGTGAGCGGATTGAGATCACCCACAAGTCCTCCAGCCGCGCTACCTACGCGCAAGGCAGCTTGCGCGCCGTGCGCTTTCTGGCGGGCCGCGCGCCCGGTTTGTATGACATGTTTGATGTACTCAATTTGAAATGA
- the bamE gene encoding outer membrane protein assembly factor BamE domain-containing protein, whose amino-acid sequence MSLATLGACGSVRSTSDKALGVMTPYKIDIVQGNVVTREQLAVLRVGMPRAIAQDVLGTPLLTSVFHADRWDYVFTLKRQGSEPQARKVTVFFANDAISRIEADELPSETEFVSTLRSKAVAGPLPPLTASEDALKKFPAPKRGDGAATPSPSSSNSGTAYPPLEPSGL is encoded by the coding sequence TTGTCTTTGGCAACGCTGGGCGCATGCGGATCGGTCCGCTCTACCAGCGACAAAGCCTTGGGTGTGATGACACCCTACAAAATCGATATCGTGCAGGGCAATGTGGTGACCCGCGAGCAGTTGGCAGTGTTGCGCGTGGGCATGCCCCGCGCCATCGCGCAGGACGTGCTGGGTACTCCCTTGCTGACCAGTGTGTTCCATGCCGATCGTTGGGATTACGTGTTCACGCTCAAGCGCCAGGGCAGCGAGCCACAGGCCCGCAAGGTCACCGTGTTTTTTGCCAACGATGCGATCAGCCGTATTGAAGCGGACGAGTTGCCCAGTGAAACAGAATTTGTGTCCACCCTGCGCTCGAAAGCGGTCGCGGGCCCGCTACCGCCTTTGACTGCGTCCGAGGATGCGTTGAAAAAGTTTCCCGCGCCCAAGCGGGGTGATGGTGCCGCCACTCCCTCTCCGTCTTCCAGCAACTCCGGTACTGCTTACCCGCCGCTGGAACCCAGCGGACTTTGA
- the hprK gene encoding HPr(Ser) kinase/phosphatase has product MKPTAVSADALFEEFRGHLRWEWVAGLGASERRFDEVAIKAARSGADLVGYLNYIHPYRVQILGEREITYITNATPEDCARRISRIVTLEPPVLVLADGQVAPQALLAMCERAQIPMFATKESSAFVIDVLRAYLSKHFADRMSMHGVFMDILGLGVLITGESGLGKSELGLELISRGNGLVADDAVDLFRINQTTIEGRCPELLQNLLEVRGIGLLDIRGIFGETAVRRKMRLKLIVHLVRRETLERDYERIPYEPLTQDVLGIPVRKVVIQVVAGRNIAVLVEAAVRNTILQLRGIDTYQEFVERHRKAMAQGY; this is encoded by the coding sequence GTGAAACCTACCGCCGTAAGCGCTGACGCCCTTTTTGAAGAATTCCGGGGGCATTTGCGGTGGGAGTGGGTTGCTGGTTTGGGTGCCTCAGAGCGCCGCTTTGACGAGGTCGCTATCAAAGCTGCCAGGTCTGGTGCCGACTTGGTGGGTTACCTCAACTACATCCATCCTTATCGCGTGCAGATTCTGGGCGAGCGGGAGATCACCTACATCACCAATGCCACCCCCGAGGACTGCGCCCGCCGCATCTCACGCATCGTAACCTTGGAGCCGCCCGTATTGGTACTAGCCGACGGGCAAGTGGCCCCACAAGCGCTGCTCGCCATGTGTGAGCGCGCACAGATTCCCATGTTCGCGACCAAAGAGTCGTCCGCTTTTGTGATCGATGTGCTGCGGGCGTATTTGTCCAAGCACTTTGCAGATCGCATGTCCATGCACGGTGTGTTTATGGATATTCTGGGCCTTGGGGTGTTGATCACCGGTGAATCCGGTCTGGGTAAAAGCGAATTGGGTCTGGAGCTGATCTCGCGCGGCAACGGTTTGGTGGCCGACGATGCAGTGGACCTTTTCCGCATCAACCAGACGACGATTGAAGGTCGCTGCCCGGAGCTTTTGCAGAATCTTTTGGAAGTCCGTGGCATCGGCTTGCTCGATATTCGCGGTATTTTCGGAGAAACAGCGGTTCGCCGGAAAATGCGACTCAAGTTGATTGTGCACCTGGTTCGCCGCGAAACCCTGGAGCGCGACTACGAGCGCATTCCCTACGAGCCCCTTACACAAGATGTGCTCGGGATTCCAGTCCGCAAAGTGGTGATCCAGGTGGTGGCAGGCCGCAACATCGCTGTATTGGTGGAGGCTGCAGTGCGTAACACGATTTTGCAGTTGCGCGGTATCGATACCTACCAGGAATTTGTGGAGCGCCATCGCAAAGCCATGGCGCAGGGCTACTAG
- the leuS gene encoding leucine--tRNA ligase produces MQDKYQHLDVEQAAQAHWAQPLWNGDTAYRVTENAVGVDGKPKKKFYACSMLPYPSGKLHMGHVRNYTINDMLARYLRMNGHNVLMPMGWDAFGLPAENAALKNKVPPAKWTYENIAYMKGQMQAMGLAIDWSREVATCDPSYYKWNQWLFLKMLEKGIAYRKTQVVNWDPVDQTVLANEQVIDGKGWRTGAVVEKREIPGYYLKITDYAQELLDHVQMGNDKATLTGWPDRVRLMQENWIGKSEGVRFAFTHDIQDSTGALIGDGRMYVFTTRADTMMGVTFCAVAPEHPLAAHAAATNPALAAFIEECKTGGTTEAELATQEKKGLNTGLFVTHPLTGAAVPVWVGNYVLMGYGDGAVMGVPAHDERDFAFAKKYGIEIKQVVSAEGETFSLESWADWYGDKQRAVTVNSGKYDGLAYKAAVDAVAADLAALGLGEKKTTWRLRDWGVSRQRYWGTPIPIIHCEEHGAVPVPEKDLPVVLPQDCVPDGSGNPLHKHEGFHAGVVCPVCGKPARRETDTMDTFVDSSWYFMRYCDPKNPDAMVAGGADYWMPMDQYIGGIEHAILHLLYARFWTKVMRDLGLVKVDEPFTKLLTQGMVLNHIYSRKTAKGGKEYFWPHDVEHVQDAAGKVVGAKLINPVDSADGLLPVGTAIDYEGVGTMSKSKNNGVDPQELIAKYGADTARIYTMFTSPPEATLEWNDSAVEGSYRFLRRVWNFGYKLSAMDSVAARASVAGAKSLNDVEFGKEAKALRLEMHTVLKQVDFDYQRMQYNTVVSGAMKMINALEGFKALDSAGAQVALIEGFGILLRCLYPATPHLSHALWSELGYASALGDLLDAPWPQVDAAALVQDEIELVLQINGKLRGAVRVPAGADKAAIEAAALASEVFIAHAAGAAAKKVIVVPGRLVNIVV; encoded by the coding sequence ATGCAAGACAAGTACCAGCACCTCGACGTAGAACAAGCCGCGCAAGCCCATTGGGCACAGCCTTTGTGGAATGGCGATACCGCCTACCGTGTGACCGAAAACGCCGTGGGCGTGGACGGCAAGCCCAAGAAGAAGTTCTATGCCTGCTCCATGCTGCCGTACCCCAGCGGCAAGCTGCACATGGGTCACGTGCGCAACTACACCATCAACGACATGCTGGCCCGCTACCTGCGCATGAACGGCCACAACGTGCTCATGCCCATGGGCTGGGACGCCTTCGGCCTGCCTGCCGAAAACGCGGCGCTCAAGAACAAAGTGCCCCCTGCCAAGTGGACCTACGAGAACATCGCCTACATGAAAGGCCAGATGCAGGCCATGGGCCTGGCCATCGACTGGAGCCGTGAAGTCGCCACCTGTGACCCGAGCTATTACAAATGGAACCAATGGCTGTTCCTGAAGATGCTGGAGAAGGGTATTGCCTACCGCAAGACCCAGGTCGTGAACTGGGACCCGGTGGACCAGACCGTGTTGGCCAACGAGCAGGTGATTGACGGCAAAGGCTGGCGCACCGGTGCGGTGGTGGAGAAGCGCGAGATCCCTGGCTATTACCTGAAGATCACAGACTACGCGCAAGAGCTGCTGGACCACGTGCAAATGGGCAACGACAAGGCCACGCTCACCGGCTGGCCCGACCGTGTGCGTCTGATGCAGGAAAACTGGATTGGTAAGTCGGAGGGCGTGCGTTTTGCCTTCACCCACGACATCCAGGATTCGACGGGCGCTTTGATCGGCGATGGGCGCATGTATGTGTTCACCACCCGTGCTGACACGATGATGGGCGTGACCTTCTGCGCGGTGGCGCCCGAGCACCCCCTCGCTGCGCATGCTGCAGCAACCAACCCCGCGCTGGCCGCCTTCATTGAAGAGTGCAAGACCGGTGGCACTACAGAGGCCGAGCTGGCTACCCAAGAGAAAAAAGGCCTGAACACCGGCCTGTTTGTGACCCACCCGCTGACCGGCGCGGCCGTGCCTGTGTGGGTCGGCAACTATGTGTTGATGGGCTATGGCGATGGCGCCGTGATGGGCGTGCCCGCGCACGACGAACGCGACTTTGCCTTTGCCAAGAAATACGGCATCGAGATCAAGCAGGTTGTCTCCGCAGAAGGCGAAACCTTCTCGCTGGAGTCTTGGGCTGATTGGTATGGCGACAAGCAGCGCGCCGTGACGGTGAACTCCGGCAAGTACGACGGCTTGGCTTACAAAGCAGCGGTCGATGCCGTGGCTGCAGACCTAGCTGCCCTAGGCCTCGGCGAGAAGAAAACCACCTGGCGCCTGCGCGACTGGGGCGTGAGTCGCCAGCGCTACTGGGGCACGCCGATTCCGATCATCCATTGCGAGGAGCACGGCGCCGTGCCGGTGCCTGAAAAAGACCTGCCCGTGGTGCTGCCGCAGGACTGCGTGCCCGATGGTTCCGGCAACCCGCTGCACAAGCATGAAGGCTTCCACGCCGGCGTGGTCTGCCCGGTGTGCGGCAAGCCTGCGCGCCGTGAGACCGACACCATGGACACCTTCGTGGACTCGTCCTGGTACTTCATGCGCTATTGCGATCCAAAGAATCCGGACGCGATGGTGGCCGGCGGGGCGGACTATTGGATGCCGATGGACCAATACATCGGAGGTATCGAACACGCCATCCTGCACTTGCTGTACGCCCGCTTCTGGACCAAGGTCATGCGCGACCTGGGTCTGGTGAAGGTGGACGAGCCCTTTACCAAGCTGCTGACCCAGGGCATGGTGCTCAACCACATTTACTCCCGTAAAACAGCCAAGGGTGGCAAAGAGTACTTCTGGCCCCACGATGTGGAGCATGTGCAGGACGCCGCTGGTAAGGTGGTGGGTGCCAAGCTCATCAACCCGGTGGACAGCGCCGACGGCCTGCTGCCGGTGGGCACCGCGATTGACTACGAGGGCGTGGGCACCATGTCCAAGTCCAAGAACAACGGTGTGGACCCGCAAGAGCTGATCGCCAAGTACGGCGCAGACACCGCCCGCATCTACACCATGTTCACCTCACCCCCCGAGGCCACGCTGGAGTGGAACGACTCGGCGGTGGAGGGTAGCTACCGCTTCCTGCGCCGTGTCTGGAACTTTGGCTACAAACTGTCTGCTATGGATTCAGTAGCTGCTCGCGCAAGCGTAGCGGGCGCCAAGAGCCTGAATGATGTGGAATTCGGCAAGGAAGCCAAGGCCCTGCGACTGGAGATGCACACCGTACTCAAGCAGGTGGACTTTGACTACCAGCGCATGCAATACAACACGGTGGTGTCAGGCGCGATGAAGATGATCAACGCGCTGGAAGGTTTCAAGGCCCTGGACAGCGCGGGTGCGCAAGTGGCCCTCATCGAAGGCTTCGGCATTCTGTTGCGTTGCCTGTACCCCGCTACGCCACACTTGTCCCACGCCCTGTGGTCCGAGCTGGGCTATGCCTCCGCACTTGGTGATCTGCTGGACGCGCCTTGGCCCCAGGTGGATGCAGCGGCTCTAGTGCAGGACGAGATCGAGCTAGTCCTACAAATCAACGGCAAGTTGCGCGGCGCGGTGCGTGTACCGGCAGGCGCTGACAAGGCCGCCATCGAAGCGGCAGCGCTGGCCAGCGAGGTGTTTATCGCCCATGCAGCAGGTGCTGCGGCCAAGAAGGTTATCGTGGTGCCCGGTCGCCTGGTCAACATCGTCGTCTGA
- a CDS encoding PTS sugar transporter subunit IIA, translated as MNRLASILPPSQVLAQVDVTSKKRAFEEAGLLFENLHGLSRALVTDSLFSRERLGSTGLGHGVAIPHGRIKGLKSPMAAVFQLAHPIGFDSPDDVPVSLLIFLLVPEAATQKHLEILSEIAELLSDSVLREQITSCADATQLHGLIAGWQSARAA; from the coding sequence ATGAACCGCCTCGCGTCCATCCTCCCTCCTTCGCAAGTACTTGCGCAAGTCGATGTCACCAGCAAAAAACGCGCATTTGAAGAGGCGGGTTTGCTGTTTGAAAACCTGCACGGCCTCAGCCGGGCGTTGGTAACGGACAGCTTGTTTTCTCGTGAACGTTTGGGCTCTACAGGCTTGGGTCATGGTGTCGCCATTCCGCATGGCCGCATCAAAGGCCTCAAGTCACCGATGGCGGCTGTGTTTCAGCTGGCTCACCCGATCGGGTTTGATTCGCCGGATGATGTGCCCGTCAGCTTGTTGATTTTTTTGTTGGTGCCCGAAGCGGCTACACAAAAGCACTTGGAAATCCTCTCCGAAATTGCGGAGTTGCTCAGTGATTCCGTGCTCCGCGAGCAAATCACCAGCTGCGCAGACGCGACCCAGTTGCATGGCTTGATTGCCGGTTGGCAATCGGCGAGAGCTGCATAA
- a CDS encoding MFS transporter, protein MSPRRERWLLITLAGIQFTNILDFMIMMPLGPALTSLFRISDAQFGLLVSAYTLAGGASGLLASTYIDKFDRKRLLLVLYSLFALSTLACGIAPSYEALMVARVFAGLFGGVLSALSQTIVGDVIPFERRGRAMGVVMTSFSVSTVAGVPLGLFLAAQFGWHMPFLLIAAICVLFAVFAFLTLPALNSHLQGHADASAWGRISEVLQDRNHLKAFSFSALLMFSGFTVIPYITIFMQTNVGLRADQVPYVYLCGGVATLITARWFGGLADSWGKFNTFRAIALAFVLPLVGLTLLGRVGMAGALLVSTLFFVCGSGRMIPGMAMVTSAANPALRGTFMTLNASVQSAAMGLAALVGGYIISRDAAGLVQNYWLSASIGAVASVLAVFVAGRLNLHQGLAKPS, encoded by the coding sequence ATGTCTCCCCGGCGCGAACGCTGGCTGCTAATCACGCTGGCGGGCATCCAGTTCACCAACATCCTCGACTTCATGATCATGATGCCTCTCGGGCCGGCATTGACCAGCCTGTTTCGCATCAGTGACGCCCAGTTCGGCCTGTTGGTCTCGGCCTATACGCTGGCGGGTGGCGCATCCGGCCTGCTAGCCTCGACCTACATTGACAAGTTTGATCGCAAGCGCTTGCTGTTGGTGTTGTACAGCTTGTTTGCGCTCTCCACCTTGGCTTGCGGCATTGCGCCCAGTTACGAGGCCTTGATGGTCGCACGGGTATTTGCCGGTCTTTTTGGCGGGGTGTTGTCCGCCTTGAGCCAAACCATTGTGGGTGATGTCATTCCTTTTGAGCGCCGTGGTCGTGCCATGGGTGTTGTGATGACTTCCTTCTCGGTGTCTACGGTGGCCGGTGTTCCACTGGGGTTGTTTCTGGCTGCACAGTTTGGTTGGCACATGCCGTTTCTTTTGATCGCCGCCATCTGCGTTCTGTTTGCAGTGTTTGCTTTCTTGACCCTGCCCGCATTGAATAGCCACCTTCAGGGCCACGCTGATGCATCTGCTTGGGGCCGGATATCGGAGGTGTTGCAAGACCGGAACCACCTCAAGGCCTTCAGCTTTTCGGCCTTGCTGATGTTCTCCGGATTCACAGTCATTCCTTACATCACGATTTTTATGCAAACCAATGTGGGTTTGCGCGCGGATCAGGTGCCTTACGTATACCTGTGCGGTGGCGTTGCGACCTTGATTACCGCGCGCTGGTTCGGTGGCTTGGCGGATAGTTGGGGCAAGTTCAATACCTTTCGCGCGATTGCCTTGGCATTTGTCTTGCCCCTAGTGGGCTTGACGCTTTTGGGTCGTGTGGGAATGGCCGGCGCTTTGCTGGTGTCCACCTTATTTTTTGTGTGCGGCAGCGGTCGCATGATTCCCGGCATGGCCATGGTGACTTCCGCCGCCAACCCGGCTTTACGGGGCACGTTCATGACGCTGAACGCATCGGTGCAATCCGCCGCCATGGGCTTGGCCGCGTTGGTGGGGGGTTACATCATCAGCCGGGATGCGGCCGGCCTGGTGCAGAACTATTGGCTTTCCGCCTCAATTGGTGCGGTAGCCAGCGTTTTGGCGGTGTTTGTTGCAGGAAGACTGAACCTTCATCAGGGCCTGGCCAAGCCATCTTGA
- the fur gene encoding ferric iron uptake transcriptional regulator, whose protein sequence is MNNIDELKNTGLKATVPRLKILEVFQRGTQRHMTAEDVFRVLLQERSDVGLATVYRVLTQFEQASILSRSHFESGKAVYELNEGQHHDHLVCLDCGRVEEFYDAEIEKRQQAVAKSKGFAIADHALSLYAHCTKGDCPHRNATN, encoded by the coding sequence ATGAACAATATTGACGAACTGAAAAACACCGGCCTGAAAGCCACTGTCCCCCGCCTGAAAATTCTGGAAGTCTTCCAGCGCGGCACTCAACGCCACATGACCGCAGAAGACGTGTTCCGGGTCTTGCTGCAAGAGCGCTCCGATGTGGGGCTGGCCACCGTGTACCGCGTGTTGACGCAGTTCGAACAAGCCAGCATTCTCAGCCGCAGCCATTTTGAGAGCGGCAAAGCGGTGTATGAACTCAACGAAGGGCAGCACCACGACCATTTGGTGTGCCTGGACTGCGGACGCGTGGAGGAGTTTTACGACGCGGAGATTGAAAAGCGCCAGCAAGCGGTCGCCAAATCCAAAGGCTTTGCGATTGCAGACCATGCACTGAGCCTTTACGCCCACTGCACCAAGGGCGACTGCCCGCACCGGAACGCTACGAACTAG
- a CDS encoding ExbD/TolR family protein, giving the protein MAFGRLERSNAPQPISDINMTPLIDVMLVLLVIFIITAPLMVSAVKVNLPQAQGGQALNAPQFIAVSVDPAGQVYVNEQPLDQPAVGKAFEEAAKRNPQTEVQLRADSTVPYGQVVELMGLAQKAGLSKIGFVAEPRPTAAP; this is encoded by the coding sequence ATGGCTTTTGGCCGTCTGGAGCGCTCCAATGCACCCCAACCCATCAGCGACATCAATATGACGCCGCTGATCGACGTCATGTTGGTGCTGCTGGTGATTTTTATCATCACCGCACCTTTGATGGTGAGTGCTGTCAAGGTAAATCTGCCGCAAGCCCAAGGAGGGCAAGCGCTCAATGCTCCTCAATTCATAGCGGTTTCCGTGGATCCTGCGGGGCAGGTATATGTGAACGAGCAGCCACTCGACCAGCCTGCTGTCGGCAAAGCATTTGAAGAGGCCGCCAAACGCAACCCCCAAACAGAAGTCCAGTTGCGCGCCGACTCCACGGTGCCCTATGGGCAGGTGGTGGAGTTGATGGGTTTGGCCCAAAAAGCGGGTCTGAGCAAGATCGGATTCGTGGCCGAACCGCGGCCGACAGCAGCTCCCTGA
- the lptE gene encoding LPS assembly lipoprotein LptE: MLQRRSLFALPVAALLGGCGFKLRGKQNYAFETIAVTPEKGAAVASELSRYLGDMVRPVAPPAGGVPPEVIVDILGETREKVIVALNASGQVREYQLRIKVRFRMRTSQGRDLIEPTDILQERDISFNESAVLAKEAEEVLLYRDMQSDIVQQLLRRIAAVKSLNP; the protein is encoded by the coding sequence ATGCTGCAACGCCGATCGCTTTTTGCGCTGCCTGTGGCTGCCCTGCTGGGAGGCTGCGGCTTCAAGCTGCGCGGCAAACAAAACTACGCCTTTGAGACGATTGCGGTCACGCCCGAAAAGGGCGCTGCGGTGGCCTCGGAGCTCAGCCGCTACCTGGGCGACATGGTGCGGCCGGTGGCGCCGCCTGCGGGCGGTGTGCCTCCGGAAGTGATCGTCGATATATTGGGCGAAACACGCGAAAAGGTGATCGTGGCCCTTAACGCCTCCGGCCAGGTGCGCGAATACCAATTGCGGATCAAGGTACGTTTTCGCATGCGCACCTCGCAAGGCCGTGACCTGATTGAGCCCACGGACATCTTGCAGGAGCGGGATATCAGCTTCAACGAGTCTGCTGTGCTGGCCAAAGAGGCGGAAGAGGTGCTGCTCTACCGCGACATGCAGTCCGACATCGTGCAGCAGTTGCTGCGCCGTATCGCGGCTGTGAAAAGCCTGAATCCCTAA
- the hpf gene encoding ribosome hibernation-promoting factor, HPF/YfiA family — protein MNLTISGHHLEVTPALRSYVTTKLDRIMRHFDQVVDVKVLLTVEKQKEKERRQRAECNIHVKGSDMFAESAHSDLYAAVDDLVDKLDRQVVRHKDRLQNHHHEAPKRLM, from the coding sequence ATGAATTTGACGATCAGCGGTCACCACCTTGAAGTTACCCCGGCCCTGCGTAGTTATGTCACGACCAAGCTCGATCGCATCATGCGCCACTTCGATCAAGTGGTAGATGTCAAGGTTCTGCTCACCGTTGAAAAGCAAAAGGAAAAGGAACGACGGCAACGTGCCGAATGCAACATCCACGTCAAAGGCAGCGACATGTTTGCCGAGAGCGCGCATTCAGACCTGTATGCGGCGGTGGATGATCTGGTCGACAAGCTGGACCGCCAAGTGGTTCGGCACAAAGACCGTTTGCAAAATCACCACCACGAGGCACCGAAACGCCTGATGTAG